One Halosegnis longus DNA window includes the following coding sequences:
- a CDS encoding ferritin-like domain-containing protein, with amino-acid sequence MTDPQDSTRRAFLGTTATLGTLALAGCSSNDEPGATATDAPTDTPTMTDEPTDTPTPEPMAAPDVPLLNYALTLEHLENAFYREGLETFSDDELMNADALSNFGQEIRMEVPEYLATAGAHEAAHVTALSDTIEQLNGTPVSEGEYDFGYETPTEFLGVAQALENTGVAAYAGAAPQVVNNDVLAAAAGIHSVEARHAGFLNLVNGDMPFPNAVDEAQSISEVLDIASQFITSEVDPSVYETGDDRPTHDRKADDDTTDVNVLNYALTLEHLENAFYREGLETFNDDELMNADALSVYGDEVRMAVPDHLRVVGEHEAAHVTALTDTVNQLGGDPVMEAEYDFGYETPSEFLGVAQALENTGVAAYKGAAPTVSNDAVFNAAISIHSVEARHASFLNELNATSPFPNGVDEPQTMSEVEDVASQFIVN; translated from the coding sequence ATGACAGACCCACAGGACTCGACCCGACGCGCGTTCCTCGGCACGACGGCCACCCTCGGTACGCTGGCGCTGGCCGGCTGTTCGAGCAACGACGAACCGGGCGCGACGGCGACGGATGCACCGACCGACACACCGACGATGACCGACGAGCCGACGGACACGCCGACCCCGGAGCCGATGGCTGCCCCCGACGTGCCGCTGCTCAACTACGCGCTGACGCTGGAGCACTTGGAGAACGCGTTCTACCGCGAGGGACTGGAGACGTTCAGCGACGACGAGCTGATGAACGCGGACGCACTCTCCAACTTCGGTCAGGAAATCCGCATGGAGGTGCCCGAGTATCTCGCAACGGCCGGCGCACACGAGGCCGCCCACGTGACCGCGCTGTCCGACACCATCGAACAGCTGAACGGGACGCCCGTCTCGGAAGGCGAGTACGACTTCGGCTACGAGACGCCGACGGAGTTCCTCGGCGTGGCGCAGGCACTCGAAAACACCGGTGTTGCCGCCTACGCCGGCGCGGCCCCGCAGGTCGTCAACAACGACGTGCTCGCGGCCGCCGCCGGCATCCACAGCGTCGAGGCGCGCCACGCCGGCTTCCTCAACCTCGTCAACGGCGATATGCCGTTCCCGAACGCCGTGGACGAGGCCCAGTCCATCAGCGAGGTGCTCGACATCGCGAGTCAGTTCATCACCTCCGAGGTGGACCCGAGCGTCTACGAGACGGGCGACGACCGTCCGACGCACGACCGCAAGGCAGACGACGACACGACCGACGTGAACGTCCTGAACTACGCGCTGACGCTGGAGCACCTGGAGAACGCGTTCTACCGCGAGGGGCTGGAGACGTTCAACGACGACGAGCTGATGAACGCGGACGCGCTGTCCGTCTACGGCGACGAGGTTCGGATGGCCGTCCCCGACCACCTGCGCGTGGTCGGCGAACACGAGGCCGCCCACGTGACCGCGCTCACGGACACGGTGAACCAGCTCGGCGGCGATCCCGTGATGGAGGCCGAGTACGACTTCGGCTACGAGACCCCCTCGGAGTTCCTCGGCGTCGCACAGGCGCTCGAAAACACCGGCGTCGCCGCGTACAAGGGTGCCGCCCCGACCGTCTCCAACGACGCCGTGTTCAACGCGGCCATCTCCATCCACAGCGTCGAGGCCCGCCACGCCAGCTTCCTCAACGAGCTGAACGCGACCTCGCCGTTCCCGAACGGCGTCGACGAGCCACAGACCATGAGCGAGGTCGAAGACGTCGCGAGCCAGTTCATCGTGAACTGA
- a CDS encoding PLP-dependent cysteine synthase family protein: MAIDESTVGETPLVELDAGVAPTLLGKVEWLNLPGVGHGGGSIKARIAVAMLDAAEAAGHLPGRTILEASSGNTARALARIGAARGYETAFVVPEDLGSGKRAALEAAGATLHEVPAEEGYDALLDRVEELASESGYWHAGQYENAANPRAHEQTGREIWHQTDGAVTAFVAGAGTGGTVTGVGRVLHARNPDVRVVGFEPETESHGLHGLKYMRGGGYHPDTYDESVIDEKRYLATEPARVAARDLAARYADADLEIVDAGRHDEATIRATLRVDGDFLVGPTGGGGVACVRGLDREGVLDESDTVVVPLCDRGDTYADGELWGDRLS, encoded by the coding sequence ATGGCAATCGACGAATCGACCGTCGGCGAGACGCCGCTCGTCGAACTCGATGCGGGCGTCGCCCCGACGCTGCTCGGCAAGGTGGAGTGGCTGAACCTGCCGGGCGTCGGCCACGGCGGCGGCTCGATCAAGGCGCGCATCGCCGTCGCGATGCTCGACGCCGCCGAGGCGGCGGGCCACCTCCCGGGCAGGACGATACTGGAGGCGTCGTCAGGGAACACGGCCCGGGCGCTTGCGCGCATCGGCGCGGCCCGCGGCTACGAGACGGCCTTCGTCGTTCCCGAGGACCTCGGGAGCGGGAAACGCGCCGCACTGGAGGCCGCTGGTGCGACCCTCCACGAGGTTCCCGCAGAGGAGGGGTACGACGCCCTGCTCGACCGCGTCGAGGAATTAGCGAGCGAGTCGGGCTACTGGCACGCGGGTCAGTACGAGAACGCGGCGAACCCCCGTGCCCACGAGCAGACGGGTCGAGAGATATGGCACCAGACCGACGGCGCGGTGACGGCCTTCGTCGCCGGAGCGGGAACGGGCGGAACGGTCACCGGCGTCGGACGCGTGCTCCACGCGCGCAATCCAGATGTGCGCGTCGTCGGATTCGAACCCGAGACCGAATCACACGGGCTTCACGGGCTGAAGTATATGCGCGGCGGTGGCTACCACCCCGACACCTACGACGAGTCGGTGATAGACGAAAAGCGGTATCTCGCGACGGAGCCGGCCCGCGTCGCAGCGCGCGACCTCGCGGCGCGGTACGCCGACGCCGACCTCGAAATCGTCGACGCGGGCCGACACGACGAGGCGACGATTCGCGCGACCCTTCGCGTCGACGGAGACTTCCTCGTCGGACCGACGGGCGGCGGCGGGGTCGCGTGCGTGCGCGGCCTCGACCGCGAGGGCGTACTCGACGAGTCGGATACGGTCGTCGTGCCGCTGTGTGACCGCGGCGACACCTACGCCGACGGGGAGCTGTGGGGCGACCGGCTCTCCTGA
- a CDS encoding sensor histidine kinase, translated as MEGRESRAEGRWIRTALAGLGAGLLVVTLGEMAFWFGVVGLLEPTFIAGIAMSIPACLALLFGSYRLPETVVTPEYYPRIALLTVGGGAVFGLFSFLTGVTFLPSVIWALVGSVRWGLSLGTGIGFVVGFLNARSIERALAAERSSIRAEATEQQREYLTYVNGLLRHEVLNTANVISGNVDLARETASDEVKGRLDTIERQATELSTVIEDVRFLTDVVRNERVLEPVELRPVLERELRQLTDRHDGVETELDISGDVVVLADPLLRRVFANLFENGVRHNDSETKRVAVSVSQVDDTVRVDITDNGEGVPERLHDDLFSLDVREHTTHGLGLKIVARLLDRYDGDVTLTETGGAGTTVTVILQRATSETDAATDGSRAAQAGSSVGTQLFGGVSRDSTDAQRGHP; from the coding sequence ATGGAGGGGAGAGAAAGCCGGGCCGAAGGGCGGTGGATACGGACCGCGCTGGCGGGGCTCGGTGCGGGACTCCTCGTCGTGACGCTGGGCGAGATGGCCTTCTGGTTTGGCGTCGTCGGACTCCTCGAGCCGACGTTCATCGCCGGAATCGCGATGAGCATCCCCGCGTGTCTCGCCCTGCTTTTCGGGAGCTACCGGCTCCCGGAGACGGTGGTCACGCCCGAATACTACCCCCGTATCGCGCTGTTGACCGTCGGTGGTGGAGCCGTGTTCGGCCTGTTCTCGTTTCTCACCGGCGTCACGTTCCTGCCGTCGGTCATCTGGGCGCTGGTCGGCTCGGTCCGGTGGGGGCTCTCGCTTGGAACCGGTATCGGCTTCGTCGTCGGCTTCCTGAACGCCCGGAGCATCGAGCGTGCGCTCGCTGCGGAGCGAAGTTCGATTCGCGCCGAGGCGACCGAACAACAGCGGGAGTATCTCACCTACGTCAACGGACTGCTCCGCCACGAGGTGCTCAACACCGCGAACGTCATCAGCGGAAACGTCGACCTCGCGCGGGAGACGGCCAGCGACGAGGTCAAAGGGCGGCTGGACACCATCGAGCGACAGGCGACGGAGCTGTCGACGGTCATCGAGGACGTGCGGTTTCTGACCGACGTGGTGCGAAACGAGCGCGTGTTGGAGCCGGTCGAGCTTCGCCCCGTCCTGGAGCGTGAACTGCGCCAGCTCACGGACCGCCACGACGGAGTAGAGACCGAACTCGACATCTCCGGAGACGTGGTCGTCCTGGCTGACCCCCTGCTCCGGCGGGTGTTCGCGAACCTGTTCGAGAACGGGGTCAGACACAACGACAGCGAGACGAAGCGCGTCGCCGTCTCCGTCTCGCAGGTGGACGACACCGTCCGCGTCGACATCACGGACAACGGCGAGGGCGTGCCCGAACGGCTCCACGATGACCTGTTTTCACTCGACGTGCGGGAGCACACGACGCACGGATTGGGACTGAAAATCGTCGCCAGACTCCTCGACCGCTACGACGGCGACGTCACGCTGACCGAGACGGGCGGGGCGGGCACCACGGTCACCGTCATCCTCCAGCGGGCGACGAGCGAAACCGACGCCGCGACCGACGGCTCGCGGGCCGCACAGGCGGGGAGTTCGGTAGGGACTCAGTTGTTCGGCGGCGTCTCGCGAGACTCGACGGACGCACAGCGAGGACACCCCTGA
- the leuD gene encoding 3-isopropylmalate dehydratase small subunit — protein sequence MVRSITRVTGTGIPMRGDDIDTDQIVPARFLKEITFDDMGEYAFYDARRDDEGNLNDHPFNEYHGANILVVNDNFGCGSSREHAPQALMRWGIRAIVGESFAEIFRDNCKSLGIPTVTADTDTVDRLQSFIESNPEAGVEVDIEEERVVYEGSEVGVGVDPSMKEALVEGKWDTTALMYQNLPETRKVANELPYANVE from the coding sequence ATGGTGCGTTCCATCACGCGCGTCACGGGGACGGGTATCCCCATGCGCGGCGACGATATCGACACCGACCAGATTGTTCCCGCGCGATTCCTGAAGGAGATTACCTTCGACGACATGGGCGAGTACGCATTCTACGACGCCCGCCGCGACGACGAGGGAAATCTCAACGACCATCCGTTCAACGAGTACCACGGCGCGAACATCCTCGTCGTGAACGACAACTTCGGCTGTGGCTCCTCGCGTGAACACGCGCCACAGGCGCTGATGCGCTGGGGAATCCGGGCCATCGTCGGTGAGTCCTTCGCGGAGATCTTCCGCGACAACTGCAAGTCGCTGGGAATTCCGACCGTGACGGCAGACACCGACACCGTCGACCGACTCCAGTCGTTCATCGAGTCGAACCCCGAGGCCGGCGTCGAGGTCGACATCGAGGAGGAGCGCGTCGTCTACGAGGGCAGCGAGGTCGGCGTCGGCGTCGACCCCTCGATGAAGGAAGCCCTCGTGGAGGGGAAGTGGGACACCACGGCGCTGATGTACCAGAACCTCCCCGAGACGCGGAAGGTCGCGAACGAACTGCCGTACGCCAACGTGGAATGA
- a CDS encoding OsmC family protein, with translation MADLESHTVNEGGFAATSRVGNYELSIDATKEEGPSPNEVLLADYASCYTFAFRAGAMREHDLELGEIETEAEADLDDDDDIVDDSVKFTLHVEDDLDDEQVEALVELGEEICHVHAALHEGMYAEINVE, from the coding sequence ATGGCAGACCTCGAATCCCACACCGTCAACGAAGGCGGCTTCGCCGCGACCAGCCGTGTCGGCAACTACGAACTCTCCATCGACGCGACGAAGGAGGAAGGGCCCTCGCCCAACGAGGTACTTCTCGCCGATTATGCCTCCTGTTACACGTTCGCGTTCCGTGCCGGCGCGATGCGCGAACACGACCTCGAACTCGGCGAAATCGAGACCGAGGCGGAGGCCGACCTCGATGACGACGACGACATCGTCGACGACTCCGTGAAGTTCACGCTCCACGTCGAGGACGACCTCGACGACGAGCAGGTCGAGGCGCTCGTGGAACTCGGCGAGGAAATCTGTCACGTCCACGCCGCCCTCCACGAGGGCATGTACGCCGAGATCAACGTCGAGTAA
- a CDS encoding HVO_2922 family protein: MSATFELYEDKEGKYRWRLRHTNGNIIADSGEGYASKQKAKQGIESVRNNAADAGIEEQ, translated from the coding sequence ATGTCAGCCACATTCGAGCTGTACGAGGACAAAGAGGGGAAGTATCGCTGGCGGCTCCGCCACACCAACGGGAACATCATCGCCGACTCCGGCGAGGGGTACGCCTCGAAACAGAAGGCCAAGCAGGGTATCGAGTCGGTGCGGAACAACGCCGCCGACGCCGGCATCGAAGAGCAGTGA
- a CDS encoding DUF5799 family protein — protein MSDDDSGWQDRLVGARMSVDTEFDDRVEASSFSRQEWGLIMTATEFDIEDGDEPRLYADTGHLEDIMPEVQKMTAQGPMGGQQQDSGGGILGKVTSALGLGGDDEEDLSDQVAEAEQLTQQYADELQSHLESRGTWEDIVAAYRNEE, from the coding sequence ATGAGCGATGACGATTCCGGCTGGCAGGACCGTCTCGTCGGCGCGCGAATGAGCGTCGACACCGAGTTCGACGACCGCGTCGAGGCGAGCAGCTTCTCCCGACAGGAGTGGGGGCTCATCATGACCGCGACGGAGTTCGACATCGAGGACGGCGACGAGCCGCGGCTGTACGCCGACACCGGACACCTGGAAGACATCATGCCGGAGGTCCAGAAGATGACCGCCCAGGGACCGATGGGCGGCCAACAGCAGGACTCCGGCGGCGGCATCCTCGGGAAGGTCACCTCGGCCTTGGGACTGGGCGGCGACGACGAGGAGGACCTCTCCGACCAGGTGGCCGAGGCCGAGCAGCTGACCCAGCAGTACGCCGACGAACTCCAGTCGCACCTCGAATCACGCGGGACGTGGGAGGACATCGTCGCCGCCTACCGCAACGAAGAATGA
- a CDS encoding isocitrate/isopropylmalate dehydrogenase family protein: MTETVAVIEGDGVGREVVPVAVDVLASVGEFEFVHADAGDAVAERTGEPLPPETYETVAEADATLFGAAGETAADVILPLREAVGSFVNVRPARAYPGVDALRPETDVVFLRENTEGVYAGHEDRLSDDLSTLTRVTTTSASERLAEFAVEFAPDGFHIAHKANVMRETDGRFRDSVQRVAGEHGVETEEVLMDAFATRLPLDPEAFDVVVCPNLAGDVLSDLAAGLVGGLGLLPSANIGAENALFEPVHGTAPDIAGEGIANPAATVLSTAMLLEHLGYDEEGTRVRDAVESVLADGPRTPDLGGGASTDDVGDAIIDRL; the protein is encoded by the coding sequence ATGACGGAGACCGTCGCGGTCATCGAGGGCGACGGCGTCGGACGGGAGGTCGTTCCCGTCGCCGTGGACGTGCTCGCTTCCGTCGGGGAGTTCGAGTTCGTCCACGCCGACGCCGGCGACGCGGTGGCCGAACGGACGGGCGAGCCGCTCCCGCCGGAGACGTACGAGACGGTGGCCGAGGCCGACGCGACGCTGTTCGGTGCGGCCGGCGAGACGGCCGCAGACGTGATTCTTCCGCTGCGAGAGGCCGTCGGCTCGTTCGTCAACGTCCGGCCGGCCCGCGCGTATCCGGGCGTGGACGCGCTCCGCCCGGAGACTGACGTGGTCTTCTTGCGTGAGAACACGGAGGGGGTCTACGCGGGCCACGAGGACCGCCTCTCGGATGACCTCTCGACGCTGACGCGCGTCACGACGACGAGCGCGAGCGAGCGACTCGCCGAGTTCGCCGTCGAGTTCGCGCCCGACGGCTTCCACATCGCACACAAGGCGAACGTGATGCGCGAGACGGACGGACGCTTCCGCGATTCGGTCCAGCGGGTCGCCGGCGAGCACGGCGTCGAGACCGAGGAGGTCCTGATGGACGCGTTCGCGACCAGACTCCCGCTCGACCCCGAGGCGTTCGACGTGGTCGTCTGTCCGAATCTCGCGGGCGACGTGTTGTCCGACCTCGCGGCCGGGCTCGTCGGGGGACTCGGCCTGCTCCCGTCGGCGAACATCGGTGCCGAGAACGCGCTGTTCGAACCGGTCCACGGCACCGCGCCCGACATCGCCGGCGAGGGAATCGCGAACCCCGCGGCGACGGTGTTGTCGACCGCGATGCTGTTAGAGCATCTCGGCTACGACGAAGAAGGAACGCGCGTCCGCGACGCAGTCGAGTCGGTGCTCGCCGACGGGCCGCGGACGCCCGACCTCGGCGGCGGCGCGTCGACGGACGACGTGGGCGACGCAATCATCGACCGGCTGTAG
- a CDS encoding metal-dependent hydrolase, whose translation MEITWYGHSTFGVEVDETSLLIDPFFGNPKTELEPSDIDTPDYVLFTHGHEDHIAHAEAFSDATLIAVPELATYATEEFGYEDLIGGMGMNMGGTVEAGDAFVTMVRADHTNGIMTDYEYSAGPPAGFVISDTKPTQVEDEESETFYHAGDTSLMSEMRDVIGPFLEPDVAAVPAGDHFTMGPMQAAVAVDWLDVDYAIPMHYDTFPPIEIDTEEFESEVAGTGSDAEVVVLEGDETFTL comes from the coding sequence ATGGAAATTACTTGGTACGGCCACTCCACGTTCGGCGTCGAAGTCGACGAGACGAGTCTGCTCATCGACCCGTTCTTCGGCAACCCGAAGACGGAGCTCGAGCCGTCGGACATCGACACGCCCGATTACGTCCTGTTCACGCACGGCCACGAAGACCACATCGCTCACGCCGAGGCCTTCTCGGACGCGACGCTCATCGCCGTCCCCGAGCTCGCGACCTACGCGACCGAGGAGTTCGGCTACGAGGACCTCATCGGCGGGATGGGGATGAACATGGGCGGCACCGTCGAGGCCGGCGACGCCTTCGTCACCATGGTCCGTGCAGACCACACCAACGGCATCATGACCGATTACGAGTACAGCGCCGGGCCGCCGGCGGGGTTCGTCATCTCCGACACGAAGCCGACCCAAGTCGAAGACGAGGAAAGCGAGACGTTCTACCACGCCGGCGACACCTCGCTGATGTCCGAGATGCGCGACGTCATCGGACCGTTCCTCGAACCCGACGTTGCGGCCGTCCCGGCCGGCGACCACTTCACGATGGGACCGATGCAGGCGGCCGTCGCCGTCGACTGGCTCGACGTGGACTACGCGATTCCGATGCACTACGACACGTTCCCGCCAATCGAAATCGACACCGAGGAGTTCGAGAGCGAGGTCGCCGGCACCGGCTCCGACGCCGAGGTCGTCGTGCTCGAGGGCGACGAGACGTTCACCCTGTAA
- a CDS encoding ArsR/SmtB family transcription factor, with amino-acid sequence MEAVLWYTLAGTRGGPNRIRILQALDNRPRNPNQLADHLDLNYDTIRHHLDVLADNDVIESSGDDYGAVYLPSETARANWDTVETIITQLDS; translated from the coding sequence ATGGAGGCGGTCTTATGGTACACGCTCGCAGGAACGCGTGGCGGTCCCAACCGCATTCGCATCCTGCAAGCCCTCGACAACCGCCCCCGGAATCCGAACCAGCTCGCCGACCACCTCGATTTGAACTACGACACGATTCGCCACCATCTCGACGTGTTGGCGGACAACGACGTTATCGAGTCCAGCGGCGACGACTACGGGGCCGTCTACCTCCCGAGCGAGACGGCCCGCGCCAACTGGGACACCGTCGAAACAATCATCACGCAACTCGACTCATGA
- a CDS encoding GNAT family N-acetyltransferase, translating into METAVFAHDDPAFEDALDIRTRVFVDEQDVPMDREVDGKDPDATHFLVSDPAPVAVARTREYEDGLKVERVAVLADARGEGYGHAVMDAVESYASEAGYDRLVLDAQVPVVGFYEARGYEIQDDEPFEDAGIPHRRMAKPV; encoded by the coding sequence ATGGAGACTGCCGTCTTCGCGCACGACGACCCCGCCTTCGAGGACGCGCTCGACATCCGGACCCGGGTGTTCGTCGACGAACAGGACGTACCGATGGACCGCGAGGTAGACGGGAAGGACCCGGACGCGACCCACTTTCTCGTCTCCGACCCCGCCCCGGTCGCCGTCGCGCGCACCCGCGAATACGAGGACGGTCTCAAAGTCGAGCGCGTGGCCGTCCTCGCCGACGCCCGCGGCGAGGGGTACGGTCACGCCGTGATGGACGCCGTCGAGTCGTACGCGAGCGAAGCAGGGTACGACCGGCTCGTCCTCGACGCGCAGGTTCCGGTCGTCGGCTTCTACGAGGCGCGGGGCTACGAGATACAGGACGACGAACCGTTCGAGGACGCCGGCATCCCGCACCGTCGGATGGCGAAGCCGGTGTGA